In the genome of Rhodoplanes sp. Z2-YC6860, one region contains:
- a CDS encoding VUT family protein, with translation MSNDKRRRIEGIAFLIAFGLTIPVANWMIGNVGTVCPPNGPCLLPVFPKVHDVALMAPSGVLMIGVALVLRDLVQRRLGVVYSASAVVLGAVLSSVYSPPSLVLASALAFLLSEFADMAVYTPLARRGLVSAVVASSAVGLVVDSIIFLWLAFGSLEFLAGQVVGKAWMVLLSIPFVMVLRRRDERLGLMPA, from the coding sequence ATGAGCAACGACAAGCGCCGGCGGATCGAGGGCATCGCCTTCCTGATCGCGTTCGGCCTCACCATTCCGGTGGCGAACTGGATGATCGGCAACGTCGGGACGGTCTGTCCGCCCAACGGCCCGTGCCTCCTTCCGGTGTTTCCGAAGGTCCACGACGTCGCGCTGATGGCGCCGTCCGGTGTCTTGATGATCGGCGTGGCGCTGGTGCTGCGCGATCTGGTGCAGCGGCGGCTCGGCGTCGTCTATTCGGCGAGCGCGGTGGTGCTGGGCGCGGTGCTGTCGTCGGTCTATTCGCCGCCGTCGCTGGTGCTGGCTTCGGCGCTGGCGTTCCTGCTGTCCGAATTCGCCGACATGGCGGTCTACACGCCGCTCGCCCGGCGCGGGCTGGTCAGCGCGGTGGTGGCCTCGAGCGCGGTCGGCCTCGTGGTCGACTCCATCATCTTTCTTTGGCTCGCCTTCGGCTCGCTGGAGTTCCTCGCCGGTCAGGTGGTCGGCAAGGCATGGATGGTGCTGCTGTCGATTCCGTTCGTCATGGTTTTGCGCCGCCGCGACGAGCGGCTCGGCCTGATGCCTGCCTAG
- a CDS encoding 2-keto-4-pentenoate hydratase, translated as MAKDLTSIADRLIAAYDTATTLKPITADAPDFSVADGYTVLADIEARRRAQGWHSVGRKIGFTNRTIWPRYGVHQPMWAHVWSHTVHVAKDGRATLDLNPFVQPRIEPEVVFKLKAPVSPVDDALAVLAATEWIAPGFEIVQSHFPDWKFTAADCTAAFGLHGALVVGAPLMVTEQNRTALAATLPVCAVTLSRGGTMVDLGVGANVLDSPALALTHLARLIADQPQAPKLAAGEIVTTGTITDAWPVAPGETWSSDYSVPGLRGLALQFSETMR; from the coding sequence ATGGCAAAGGACCTCACCAGCATCGCCGACCGGCTGATTGCGGCTTACGACACGGCGACCACTTTGAAGCCGATAACGGCCGACGCTCCGGATTTCAGCGTCGCCGACGGCTACACGGTGCTGGCCGACATCGAGGCCCGGCGGCGGGCGCAAGGCTGGCACTCCGTCGGCCGCAAGATCGGTTTCACCAACCGCACCATCTGGCCGCGCTACGGCGTGCATCAGCCGATGTGGGCGCATGTCTGGTCGCATACGGTGCACGTCGCGAAGGACGGTCGCGCTACGCTTGATCTCAACCCGTTTGTGCAGCCACGGATCGAGCCAGAGGTGGTGTTCAAGCTCAAAGCACCCGTATCGCCCGTCGACGATGCGCTCGCGGTGCTGGCCGCGACCGAATGGATCGCGCCAGGATTCGAGATTGTGCAGAGCCATTTCCCGGATTGGAAATTCACCGCCGCCGATTGCACCGCGGCGTTCGGGCTGCACGGCGCGCTGGTGGTCGGCGCACCGCTGATGGTGACGGAACAGAACCGCACCGCCTTGGCCGCCACGCTGCCGGTTTGCGCCGTGACGCTGTCGCGCGGCGGCACGATGGTCGATCTGGGCGTCGGCGCGAACGTTCTGGACAGTCCGGCGCTGGCGCTCACGCATCTGGCGCGGCTGATCGCCGACCAGCCGCAGGCGCCGAAGCTCGCCGCGGGAGAGATCGTCACCACCGGCACCATCACGGATGCGTGGCCGGTGGCGCCAGGCGAAACCTGGTCGTCGGATTACAGCGTGCCCGGCCTTCGCGGCCTCGCCCTGCAATTCAGCGAGACCATGCGCTAA
- a CDS encoding MerR family transcriptional regulator gives MSSNRVLNPSEAARRLGVSTKALRLYEERGLIAPVRTAAGWRAYGPEQMTRAAEIVALRKLGLSLAQIARVQGGEPEGLEPALAAH, from the coding sequence ATGTCTTCCAACCGGGTTCTGAATCCGTCCGAAGCAGCGAGGCGGTTGGGCGTATCCACCAAAGCCCTCCGGCTTTACGAAGAGCGCGGCTTGATTGCTCCGGTTCGCACTGCAGCTGGATGGCGGGCCTACGGGCCTGAGCAAATGACCCGGGCCGCCGAGATCGTGGCGCTGCGCAAGCTCGGCTTGAGCCTCGCGCAGATTGCGCGCGTGCAGGGCGGTGAACCCGAGGGCTTGGAGCCTGCCCTGGCTGCGCACTAG
- a CDS encoding class I SAM-dependent methyltransferase, which translates to MAQNIYDDPTFLAGYSRLPRSAEGLAGAPEWPALRALLPDMTGLRVVDLGCGFGWFCRWARDAGATHVLGLDVSEKMLARAKAETQDAAITYERMDLEELNLPKAGFDLAYSSLALHYIEDLGRLFATVHRALVPGAHFVFSIEHPIYMATRRPGWITDAKGRKTWPVDSYQMEGPRRTNWFVEGVLKYHRTLGTTLNLLIRNGFAIRHIEDFGPSETQIAAAPELAEERERPMFLLVAAERDAG; encoded by the coding sequence ATGGCACAGAATATCTACGACGATCCCACCTTCCTCGCCGGCTACAGCCGGCTTCCCCGCTCGGCCGAAGGGCTCGCCGGCGCCCCGGAATGGCCGGCGCTCCGGGCTCTCCTCCCCGATATGACGGGGCTTCGCGTGGTCGACCTCGGCTGCGGCTTCGGCTGGTTCTGCCGCTGGGCGCGAGATGCTGGCGCAACGCATGTGCTCGGCCTCGACGTGTCCGAAAAGATGCTGGCGCGGGCCAAGGCAGAGACGCAGGATGCAGCGATCACTTACGAGCGCATGGATCTGGAGGAGCTCAATCTACCCAAGGCCGGCTTCGATCTCGCCTACAGTTCCCTTGCGCTGCATTACATCGAGGACCTCGGCAGGTTGTTTGCGACCGTCCATCGTGCGCTCGTGCCCGGCGCGCACTTCGTCTTCTCGATCGAGCATCCGATCTACATGGCGACGCGCCGGCCGGGCTGGATCACGGACGCGAAAGGCCGCAAAACCTGGCCGGTCGACAGTTACCAGATGGAGGGCCCGCGCCGGACGAACTGGTTTGTCGAGGGTGTCCTCAAGTACCATCGCACGCTCGGCACAACGCTCAATCTCCTCATCCGGAACGGATTCGCCATCCGGCATATCGAGGACTTCGGTCCGAGCGAGACCCAGATCGCAGCAGCGCCGGAGCTCGCCGAGGAGCGCGAGCGCCCGATGTTCCTGCTCGTCGCCGCGGAGCGGGACGCAGGCTGA
- the queC gene encoding 7-cyano-7-deazaguanine synthase QueC: MDMSPTTALVLFSGGQDSTVCLAWALERFARVETVGFDYGQRHAVELAVRPRIRERLAALNSDWAARLGDDHVVKLDALAAISDTALTRDMQIEMADSGLPNTFVPGRNIIFLTFAAALGYRRGANDLVAGMCETDYSGYPDCRNETMKAMQTVLRLGTERPFVVHTPLMWVDKAATFAMAKTIGGRPLLDLVLEETHSCYLGDRNHRHDWGFGCGTCPACRLRADGYARFIAETT, encoded by the coding sequence ATGGATATGAGCCCGACCACTGCGCTGGTGCTGTTTTCCGGCGGCCAGGATTCCACCGTGTGTCTCGCCTGGGCGCTGGAGCGCTTTGCCCGCGTCGAGACCGTCGGTTTCGACTATGGCCAGCGCCATGCGGTGGAGCTTGCAGTGCGGCCGCGAATCCGCGAACGGCTCGCGGCGCTGAACTCGGATTGGGCCGCGCGGCTCGGCGACGACCACGTGGTCAAGCTCGATGCGCTCGCCGCGATCTCCGACACGGCGCTCACCCGCGACATGCAGATCGAGATGGCCGACAGCGGCCTGCCGAACACCTTCGTGCCGGGCCGCAACATCATCTTCCTGACCTTTGCGGCGGCGCTCGGCTATCGGCGCGGCGCCAACGATCTCGTCGCCGGCATGTGCGAGACCGACTATTCAGGCTATCCGGACTGCCGCAACGAGACCATGAAGGCCATGCAGACCGTGCTCCGGCTCGGCACCGAGCGGCCGTTCGTGGTTCATACGCCGTTGATGTGGGTCGACAAGGCCGCGACCTTCGCCATGGCGAAAACCATCGGCGGCAGGCCGCTGCTTGATTTGGTCCTAGAGGAGACCCATAGCTGCTACCTCGGTGACCGGAATCATCGGCATGACTGGGGTTTTGGCTGCGGCACATGCCCGGCGTGCCGGCTGCGGGCGGATGGCTACGCCCGTTTTATTGCGGAGACGACATGA